In a single window of the Caproicibacterium sp. BJN0003 genome:
- a CDS encoding PBSX family phage terminase large subunit, with protein sequence MRKRSITIMILRFSKKQLTAMTWWCRESKTENFDAIICDGAVRSGKTLSMGLGFIFWAMSTFNHESFAFCGKTIRSLWRNLMGNLLPMLSTAGFSVSLRRSENRFLVKKGDKENYFFLFGGKDESSAMLIQGLTLCGVFFDEVALMPRSFVEQALARCSVDNSRFWFNCNPEDPTHWFYQKWIKKCKERNAFYLHFTMDDNPGLSKKVRLRYERLYEGAFYERFIKGRWVCAQGLIYPFMTSPQMIFSPPGVCSEYAVSCDYGTRNPSSFGLWGRKENVWYRVDEYYYDGRQNDSRTDEEHYKALETLCEGKKIHWITVDPSAASFIEVIRRHGKFRVIPAKNDVLEGIRKTTLALKEGKIRICSTCGNTIREFSRYRWQESREAPVKEEDHAMDDIRYFVMNLLGREENAWALALPRGKEDS encoded by the coding sequence GTGCGAAAGCGCTCAATCACGATCATGATTCTGCGGTTTAGCAAAAAGCAACTGACGGCGATGACATGGTGGTGCAGAGAAAGCAAGACCGAAAATTTTGATGCAATTATCTGTGACGGTGCGGTGCGCAGTGGCAAGACACTGTCGATGGGACTGGGTTTTATCTTTTGGGCAATGAGTACTTTTAACCATGAAAGCTTTGCATTCTGTGGAAAAACGATTCGCTCCCTTTGGAGAAATCTAATGGGAAACCTTCTTCCTATGCTCAGTACCGCCGGCTTTTCGGTTTCACTTCGCCGGAGCGAAAATAGGTTTCTCGTAAAAAAGGGAGACAAGGAAAACTACTTTTTTCTCTTTGGAGGCAAAGATGAAAGCAGCGCCATGCTGATTCAGGGATTGACACTTTGCGGAGTCTTTTTTGACGAAGTTGCCCTAATGCCGCGTTCCTTTGTGGAACAAGCACTGGCGCGCTGCAGCGTGGATAATTCTCGCTTTTGGTTCAACTGCAATCCAGAAGATCCTACTCATTGGTTTTACCAGAAATGGATCAAAAAATGCAAAGAAAGAAATGCTTTTTATTTGCATTTTACAATGGACGATAATCCGGGGCTCTCAAAAAAGGTGCGTTTACGCTATGAGCGGCTCTATGAAGGTGCTTTTTATGAGCGCTTTATTAAGGGACGCTGGGTATGCGCGCAGGGATTAATTTATCCATTTATGACTTCGCCGCAAATGATCTTTTCTCCACCGGGAGTTTGCTCTGAATATGCGGTTAGCTGCGATTACGGAACCAGAAATCCAAGTTCTTTTGGCCTTTGGGGGAGAAAGGAAAATGTTTGGTACCGGGTGGACGAATATTACTATGATGGCCGCCAAAATGATTCCCGCACTGATGAGGAACATTATAAAGCATTAGAAACGCTTTGTGAGGGAAAAAAGATCCATTGGATTACAGTAGACCCTAGTGCTGCCAGTTTTATAGAAGTGATTCGCCGCCACGGGAAATTTCGTGTGATTCCTGCTAAAAATGATGTGCTCGAAGGAATTCGAAAAACAACCCTTGCTTTAAAAGAAGGCAAAATTCGAATTTGCAGCACCTGCGGCAATACCATTCGGGAATTTTCTCGATATCGCTGGCAGGAAAGCCGTGAGGCACCGGTGAAAGAGGAGGATCACGCGATGGACGATATCCGGTATTTTGTTATGAATCTATTGGGCAGAGAAGAAAATGCATGGGCGTTGGCTCTGCCTCGCGGAAAGGAGGATTCATGA